GGCGGAGAAGCTGGTCACGTCGCAGGCGCGGCCCACCGTCTCCAGCCCCTCCTCGGCCAGGCGGCGGACCGTCTCCTGGACCTGCTCATCGCGCAGGTCATTGAACCAGACCCGGTCCCCCGTGCGGGCGAAGGCACGCACAAGCTCGAGGCCGATGCCACGGGATCCACCCGTCACCAGAACGATTCGGCCGGTCATGATCCCTCCTGCCACAGTGCTTCCAACTCATCCGCCGTGTCCACCGGGCGCACCCGGAACTCCCCGTCGATGCGCTGCATCAAGCCGCTCAGGACCTTGCCCGGGCCAAGCTCAAGCGCCTCACGGTGGCCATCCGCCGCCAGGGACTCCATGGCGCCCTGCCAGCGCACCGTCTCCGTCAGCTGGCGGCCCAGCAGGGTGCGGATCTGACCGGCATCCTCCACCCGCCGGCCCGTCACATTGCAGTAGAGCGGCGCCACACCCGGCTGCAAGGCCACGTCGGCCAGCTCCCGCAGAAGACCCTCGCGCGCCGCCTCCATCAGCGGTGAATGGAAGGCGCCGGAGACATCCAGGCGCTTGACCAGGCGCACGCCGCGCTCCTTGAGCAGGGCCGTGGTCCGTTCCACTCCGGCCAGTGAGCCTGAGATGGCGATCTGGCCGGGACAATTGAAGTTGGCGGGTTGGGCCACCTCGCCCTCCGCCGTGGCCAGCCGGCAGCACTCCTCCACCAGCTCCGGCGCGGCGCCGATCACGGCGGCCATGGTGCCGGGCCAGTCCAGCCCGGCCTGGTACATCAACTCGCCCCGACGCCGCACCAGGGCCAGGCCATCGAGGGGATCGAGCCATCCCGCCGCGGCCAGGGCGCTGTACTCGCCCAGGCTGTGGCCCGCCACCGCCGCCGGGCGCCAGCCGCGCTCGCGCAGCAGCAGGGCCAGGGCCACGCTGTGGAGGTAGATGGCCGGTTGGGTGTTGGAGGTCTTGACCAGCTCCTCGCGTGGGCCTTCGCTGGAAAGAAGGGCGAAATCGACCCCCGTGCGCTCCCGGGCGGCCTGGTAGAGCCGGCGGACGGTCTCGTGCCGCGCGAGCAGGCTGGCGGCCATGCCGACGTACTGGGCCCCCTGCCCCGGAAAGAGCCAGGCCGCACTCGCCCGCGTCACAGGCGCACCGCCGCCGCGGCCCAGGTGAAGCCACCGCCAAACACGGTGAGCAGCGCCACCTGGCCCTTGCCGATGCGCCCCATCTCGATCGCCTCGTCCAGGGCGACGGGGATGGAGGCGGCCGAGGTGTTGCCGTAGCGGTCCACGTTGATCATCGTCTTCTCCAGGGGGAAGCCGAACCGCTCGCAGGTCGCCTCGATGATGCGGATGTTCGCCTGGTGCGGGATGAGCAAGTCCACGTCTGCGGGCGTCAGCCCGGCGCGATCCATTGCCTGCTGGGTGGCGTCCGCCATGCACCGCACGGCATGGACGTATACATGCCGCCCCTTCATGTGGATCAGGTGGTCCTTGTTGGCCAGCGAGGCGGGGCTGAGGGGCCGCAGGGTCCCGCAACCGGGCGCCCAAAGCAGATCCGCCAACTTGCCGTCGGACATGGTGTAGGTGGAGAGCACGCCCTGATCGTCATCGGATGGTCCGAACACGACGGCCCCGGCCGCGTCGCCGAAGAGGACGCAGGTGCCCCGGTCCTCCCAGTCCACCATGCTGGTCAGCACCTCGGCGCCAATGACGAGGACATGGCGCTTCACTCCACTGCGGATGAGGGCGTCCGCCAGCTCCAGGCCGTACACGAAGCCGCTGCAGGCGGCGGACAGGTCCATGGCGGCCGCCCGGTGCGCCCCCAGCTTGGCCTGGGTGAAGACAGCGGTGGAGGGAAACTTGCAGTCACCCGTGACCGTGCCCACCAGGATGAGATCCAACTCGCCGGCCTCCAGGCCGGCCGCGCTCAGGGCCTTGCCACCCGCCTCGGCGCAGAGGTCGGAGGTGCAGAGTCCGTCCTCGGGCTTGATGATGAAGCGGTTGTGGATGCCAGTCCGCGAGACGATCCACTCCTCCGTGGTGTCGACGATGTGGGTCAGATCCTCGTTGGTCAGGCGGGAGGGACCCACCGCCCGCCCTGTTCCCAGCACCCTGGCGCGAAGAGCCATGCCGCCTCCTGTCTTGCGGTGCGTCATGCCGGATCAGGCGCGGGAAAAGATGGTCCGTCCCTTGTAGCTTCCGCAATTGGGGCACACCCGGTGCGAGAGCTTGGGCTGCCCGCATTGGGGACAGGTGGATACACCCACGGGCGAAAGGGCGTGGTGCGAACGACGCTGGTCGCGCCGGGCCTTGGAGGTCTTCTTCTTCGGCAGAGGCATGATGGACTCCCGTTATTGGCTTCTGTTGGGCCGTTTCAGCCTGGCCAGGGCCTGCAGGGGCGAATCGGGGGCCAATGGCCGGCAGCCGCAGTCACCCTCGTTCATGTTGGAGCCGCACTGGGGGCACAGGCCCGCGCAGTCCTCGCGGCAGACGAAATACTCGGGCTGGGACAAGCGCAGGGCGTCGCGCACCACTTGATCCAGCTCAACCCACTCTTGCTCAGGAGCCACCAGGATGAGGCGGTCCTCCTCCTCGTCGGCGACGCCGCTCCCGTATTCCAGGACAACGCAACGGTCCTCGATCTCCACCGGCAGCTCCACTTCGCCCAGGCAGCGATCGCAACTGCGATGGACCAGGGTGCGGATGGTCATGCCCAGGGCCCAGCCGCCGGGCAGCTGAGTGATCTTGGCCACGAGCGCCACATCCCGGCGAAACCAGTCCGCCAGGAGGTGCAGGTCCGACGGACTGGCGCTCAGATCCGCCCGATCCAGTCCGCGACGTATTTCCATCATCTGGATACGCATCGAGGGCATGAATATAGCACCGCCGTGCAACGCGCCGCAATGACGGCCAAAGACGAAACGGACCGGGGCAAGCCGCCGGCCATGCCCTGCCCCGCCGCACGCCCATAAGCACTTGAGTGAATGCCGGGTGAGGCCGCTCAAGCTTGGCCACAAAGCTGACGATATAGCCGTGAACACGGCGGGCGTGAAGCCCTCGCCTTCTCACCAGGCAAGCTCCCGGCGGTAGTGATGACCAGCTTGATCCACCTGAATACCTGTCCTAAATTGGTGACGAGCAAGTCAGCGAAAACCTGCCGCGTCCACGAACATGTATTCAGCCTGCGGTGCGTGGACAAGCCTGGGAGGGACAGCATGAAGCCAATGATCGCCCGGTTCCTGCAAGTGTTGCTCACACTGCTGCTGGTCATGCCGGCGCTTGCATCATCTGGCCATCCCGACGACGGCAACGACAACGCGGACCAAAGCCTCCGCACCACCTTTGCCCTGGACAGCCTTTTCTTCCACGGTTCCGGCGGCATCGCCGACCAGAACATCACTCCGAGCGAGACGATCTACATCACGGCCGTGCTGCAAGCCGGCACCTGGAACTCCACGGCCCCCATCGACGAACTGATCATCATTCCGAACACCACTAACCCTCCCGACTCGCTGGGAGGTGATTTGATCGACTTCTACAGCTACAGCAACTCCCAGGCCTCGGGCATCACCATCACCACCAACGGCAGCGGGCAGTCCCGGCTGACCTTCACCATCACGGCCCCCTCGAGCTGGCAAAGCGGCGACGCGACCTTCACCATCCACCTGGACGGCAAGTGCACGTCCATCCACCAGGCCGAGGTGAGCGAGACCTACGCTTCCATCGCGGGCGCCGCCGTGAAGCATGCCGGCACCATGACCTTGACCGGGGCCGGCTTCACCTACGGCGTGATGCAGGCCGACCTGAGCCCGCCCACGATGGTGCTGGCCGGCACCTATGCCACCAGCCTCACCACCATCCGCATCCAAACCAACGAGGCCGTGGCGGAATTCGGTGGCGACGTGGGCGCCGCCTTCAGCGTGTCCGGGGACGGCATCGTGGGCAGCATCGCCGGCATCAGCCTGACCGGCTCCTCCAACACGGTGTGGACCCTCAACCTGGCCAGCTCCCTCCCGCATCGGAACTGGCAAGGCACCATCACCTACGACCGGGATGTGCTGGCCGCGGAACTGCGTGACACGGCGGGGAACGAGATGGAGGACGGCCACAACCTCACCGCCACCACGGAGCGCATCCCCCCCGCCAACCCCTCCATGGTCAATCCGAACTCCAGCTCGGATCTGAGTGGCGGCTCCGTCGTCTGGAGTGGCACGGCCAACTCGATTTCGACCGATCCGTCCATGGCTTCCGTCTCCTTGCAGGGAAGCCTCAACGGCGCCTCCTGGACAACCCTCTCCACCGACTCCAATGTGAGCGACTCCAATTACGGCGGCAGCTGGGCCTACGGGACGCAGTACCGCTTCTACCGGCTCCTGGCCACCGACGACAAGAACAACACGGCGGCCTCCGCCTCCAGCATTGATTTCCAGGAGGTGCAGCGCCTGGCGCTGGCGGGAACGGTCAACCAGGAGGTCGGCCTCTGGGAGGACGAGGTGGTCGTGTCCATGCGGGACGCCTACGGCAACCTGGAGACGGGCACGCGCACCCTGGCTCTCTCCCAGGTGGCGGGGCCGGGTGTCCTCACCTTCTCCAGCGAGAGCGACGGCACGCCCCTCATCTCCTCGCTGGACCTGGAGGGATCCTCCTCCGCCTCTTTCTGGGTGTCGGGCAGCGTCCCAGGCAGTTATCAGCTGCGGGCGGCCACGGCCGGGCTGCTGGCCGACACCCTGGACTGCAGCATCGTGACGGGCGATCCGAACAAGGTGCTGGTCGCCCTCAGCGGGCAAAGCTTCGTCAACGGCACGGGCGTCACGGGCACTCCCACTCCGACCGACGCCGGGACGGCTTTCGGCGTCGATCTCTATGTGGTGGATGCCAGCAACTTCCTTTGCGATTTCGACACGGACGATGTGAGCACGCTGTTCAGTCGCACGGCGGTGGCCAGCCCCTCCGGCAATAATCCGCAGATCAAGGTGGGGGGCGCCGCCTACACGACCAACTGGGCAACGGCCAAGAACATTTCCTTCGAGAATGGGGTGAACACGACCACCCTCCTGGTTCGTTTCTACAACGCCAGCACCACCGGCGCCATCAACGCCCTGGCCACGGGTGTCCCCAACAATCCCTGGTCCAGCGACATCACCATCCTCGCCCTGGATCCGGACCAGATGAATTTCAGCCTGAATGCGGCCAGCCAGGAGAGCGGCACCCCCTGGTCCGGCACCAACACGGTGACGGTGAAGGACGTGTACCAGAACAACATCACCTGGTTCGACGCCTCGCAGCAGCCCCTCACCCTGGACGCGACGCCCCAGGGCGGCGGCACCGTGACCAGCCTCATCATCAGCGGCCGCGGGGAC
This genomic window from bacterium contains:
- a CDS encoding beta-ketoacyl-ACP synthase III codes for the protein MALRARVLGTGRAVGPSRLTNEDLTHIVDTTEEWIVSRTGIHNRFIIKPEDGLCTSDLCAEAGGKALSAAGLEAGELDLILVGTVTGDCKFPSTAVFTQAKLGAHRAAAMDLSAACSGFVYGLELADALIRSGVKRHVLVIGAEVLTSMVDWEDRGTCVLFGDAAGAVVFGPSDDDQGVLSTYTMSDGKLADLLWAPGCGTLRPLSPASLANKDHLIHMKGRHVYVHAVRCMADATQQAMDRAGLTPADVDLLIPHQANIRIIEATCERFGFPLEKTMINVDRYGNTSAASIPVALDEAIEMGRIGKGQVALLTVFGGGFTWAAAAVRL
- the fabD gene encoding ACP S-malonyltransferase translates to MTRASAAWLFPGQGAQYVGMAASLLARHETVRRLYQAARERTGVDFALLSSEGPREELVKTSNTQPAIYLHSVALALLLRERGWRPAAVAGHSLGEYSALAAAGWLDPLDGLALVRRRGELMYQAGLDWPGTMAAVIGAAPELVEECCRLATAEGEVAQPANFNCPGQIAISGSLAGVERTTALLKERGVRLVKRLDVSGAFHSPLMEAAREGLLRELADVALQPGVAPLYCNVTGRRVEDAGQIRTLLGRQLTETVRWQGAMESLAADGHREALELGPGKVLSGLMQRIDGEFRVRPVDTADELEALWQEGS
- the rpmF gene encoding 50S ribosomal protein L32, which translates into the protein MPLPKKKTSKARRDQRRSHHALSPVGVSTCPQCGQPKLSHRVCPNCGSYKGRTIFSRA
- a CDS encoding DUF177 domain-containing protein; its protein translation is MPSMRIQMMEIRRGLDRADLSASPSDLHLLADWFRRDVALVAKITQLPGGWALGMTIRTLVHRSCDRCLGEVELPVEIEDRCVVLEYGSGVADEEEDRLILVAPEQEWVELDQVVRDALRLSQPEYFVCREDCAGLCPQCGSNMNEGDCGCRPLAPDSPLQALARLKRPNRSQ